The DNA region TCTGACAGCGTGGCTTATCATCAATCTGAAATCTCAACGGGTCAATCCTGCCTCGCCGGTGTCCTCGGGGAACCACTGTCTCCCCACGCAACCAGTAGAAATGTACATCTGGCTGAAAGTCTGAAATAAGAAGATTGTGTCTAATTAAGATGTTCATACAGATGAGAGAGACAACATAGTGCACATATTATTTGAATGTCAATTGTGTAATAAAGGGATCAATATTTTGGACCACACATTAGACAAATGGCCTATTGGGATCCTTATATTAAAATAACATATTCCATACAATTCAGACCTATTTGAACAAACAGTACATCTGGGAACTGCAAACGTGGATCCGATTAGTTTAAATTGGAGGAGCAACACAGAAATatgatttgctttttcttttactcAGGTCTTTCCGTCTACTTTCTAACTTATAGTCTTATTACTGTTCTgtagtttatattttatatcttgaCACAGTTTCATCAATAAATACAagggcaaataggctgaaaaacagcttctatcccagggcaataACTATATCGAATTCTATGATATagtgcaatatcaggttttcaatttcaattatatagaaaataaaggatgcttgtgtttttatttttatagttataatgtacattgaagacagcatttaatttcattgtaccatgtgcaatgactataaagtaaactaactaactaataaaTGCCATTAACAGCAAATGCTTCAGCCCTTTCGCTCAGAATTGAAAGATTTCCTGCGATTCTCAGAATGACATTTTCATTGTTCTTTAAACAAGAACGAAGAGAGACACACCTAGGATGGAAGAGGAACCCAGCGCTGGGTTGAGACAAGTCAGGTGGGCTGCAAGCTTTGGCACCAGGTGGGTAATGAAAGGCGCTGGACCTTGTTCGCTACCACGGAAGAGTTTGGGGGGCTTCTTGCGCTGGTAATAATACTCCTGAAGGAGCACTTCGCATACAAGGGAGCGGAGCTCAGCCAAATCCAAACCGTCTGTCTTGTCTTCTTCGCTTACTGACACCGAAGCGGGCAGTCCTGGCACAAAGACGGTCTTCGTGAAATGCTGGTACCAGCGATCTGCGTTTAAAGCCCAGGTCTGCGGGTAGACCACGTACTTGCGGCGCTGCCGTTTCCCGTAGATCGCCAATTTCTCCTCAACCGTAGGCGCGTTGTGAATACTTTTAAAGTATTCCTCCCGGCGCCGGAGTTTGGCTATCTTACTCTTGGCGGTAAGTGAAGCCACCACGGGCGGATAAAGAGAAGCGGGGGAGGCGACGGGGTCGTCCGAAGGCGCCGCGGAAGCCTCGCTGTGAATGAACTGCGGCCCCAATCGAGCCCCTGGCAGCCATCTCCAACTTCTGAAAACTGCCATCTTGCCGGCGCAAAACGGAAGCGGAAAACCGCCACTTCCGCCACCGCTGAAGAATCACGATTGGCCACCTGCGCTCACGTGACCCACTTCTCTCGTGGCCGCCCTTCGTAGGGATATAGGATGGACTCTGGTAGCATGTCGCTGCGCCTGCGCGGTATCACCTGACAGCCTCCCCGTGTCCTCTTTGAATTGCAACGCGGGGAAAGAACGGAAGAGGCGAGTGACGGGCACACATATATAAGGAAGCCCAAAGGCTTTACATTCTAATTATTTGTATATTTTCATGTTGCATCTTTCTTCATAGGGCTACAGAGAGATTACTGGTGTGGTCTATGCTTCCTTAGCTTTGGGAGTAACGTGTGTTAGAGAGACGCCTGTTAAGTTCAGGCTTAAGTTCAcgcttatcccaaaggtgcttttttccccaagaagcaactgggcttccttgttttttctttgaggacgtttcacttttcatccaagaagcttcttcagttctgactgaatgaggaatggaaggatttctattctttgcagagagctggtcattttacatcctttttgagggttgttgaagcacttggatgtttatatgtgtcctcagggtcacttgagtagtgcTAATAGTTACTGTAGTGTGCAGTTTTTTTTATGGAAATccaatagagtagagcagaacagaacagaacagaattctttattggccgtgtGGTTGACCAcaaaaagaatttgtctttggtgcataagctttcagtgtacataaaaagacaagatacattagtcAAGAATCATAATGTACAAAtgtaatgatagtcacagggtataaataagcaatcaagaggcaatatcaatataaattgtaaggatacaagcaataaagttacagtcacgcagtcataagtgggagaagatggatgataggaacgatgagaagacagtaatgcagctttagtgaatagtttgagagtagtgagggaattatttacaatacaattcaatagcagagttggaagggaccttggaggtcttctagtccaaccccctgcctaggcaggaaaccctatagtttcagacaaatggctatccaacatcttcttaaagacttctagtgttgggacattcacaacttctggaggcaagctgttccactgattaattgttctaactgtcaggaaatttctcctcagttctaagttgcttctctccttgattagtttccacccattgcttcttgttctaccctcaggtgccttggaaattagtttggctccctctttgtgagatattggaacactgctatcacgtccttctttctcttaaactagacataaccagttcctgcaaccgttcttcatatgttttagtctccatcccctaatcatctttgttgctcttctctgcactctttctagagtctccacatcttttctacattgtggtgaccaaaactgaatacagtattccaagtgtggccttaccaaggcattataaagtggtattaacacttcacgtaattTTGATTTAtccccctgtttatgcagcctagaactgtgttggcttttttggcagctgctgcacactgctggctaatatttaaattgttgtccactaggactccaagatccctttcacagttactgttgagcaaagtaccacctatactctacctgtgcatttcgtttttgttgcctaaatgtaaaaccttactcttttcaccattgaatttcattttattagctagtgcccaatgttcaagtttgtcaagatccttctgtatcttaagcctgtcttctggagtgttggctattcctgccagctttgtgtcatctgcaaatttgatgagttccccatttattcccttatctaaatcattgatgaagatgttgaagagtactgggcctaaaacagagccttggggtactccactgcatacttccctccatgaagatgcagttccattgaggagtacacgttgagtgcggttggtcagccagctccgaatccatctggtggtgatgctgtccaatccacattcttctactttatctagtagtaggttatggtctgccTTATCAAATgcattactgaagtccaagtaaattatatcgagggcattcctctggtccactaattttgtcactttgtcaaagaatgcaataagattagtctggcatgatctgtttttgacaaacccatgttggcttttggctattactttgtttgcttctaggtgttcgctaattcgttgcttgattatcttttccagaatctttcctggtattgaggtcaggctgataggtctatagttttctgaatctgtttttttcccttttttgaagatgggaaccacatcagctcttttccagttctctggtagttccccggtgctccaggatctctgaaagatatagttcagtggttctgagatctcgtctgccagttccttcagaaccctagggtgtaatccatccgatcctggtgatttgaattcgtctagggtagacgggtgctcacttaccattttctacAAAGAAATGAAACCTTAACCATTTGCTCTAGTTCAAATCAGGAATCACAATTTTGATGTGGAAAGAAAAAAGCAGGGAGAAATTGCCTTCTTGGCGGTCTAGAATTGATGGAGGCTGATACCATGTCTATCTCCCGCCCCAAAAATTATAGTCTTAGTGGGTGGAGTACTCATGCTGGAGTCAACTGCTTCTAGAAGTTCCAAACAAAGGAAGGGTGAAAATTTGCTTTCTAGTTCCTGTCTAAGtgcaactttctttttaaaatataatattgtcTCTCAGTTCTATCTAGAAATCTTACAACAAAAAGTTGTAAGATTACAATACAgttgaaactcgaaaaattagaatatcgtgtaaaagttcatttatttcagtaatgcaacttaaaaggtgaaactaatataggagataagactcattacatgcaaaacaagatagttcaagtgtgatttgtcataattgtgatgattatggcgtacagctcacgaaaaccccaaatccaccatctcagaaaattagaatattacatgcaatcagtaaaacaaggattgtacatagaacaatatcggatctCTGAAAGGtctaagcatgcatatgtacccagtacttggtttgggcccattttgcaacaattactgcctcaatgggcgtggcatggaagctatcagcgtgtggcactgctgaggtgttatggaagaccaggatgcttcaatagcggccttcagctcttctgtatTGTTCGGACTCTTGTCTCTCatatttctcttggcaatgccccatagattctctatggggttcaggtcaggcgagtttgctagccaatcaagcacagtgTGGGCAGTTGCCATGTCCTGCTGGAAAataaagtcagcatccccataaagctcgtctgcggaaggaagcatgaattgctccaaaatctcctagtagacggctgtgttgaccctggtcttaatgaagcacaatggtccaaagtcctgttgctcagtggtccaaagtcctcttttctgatgagagcaacgttTGCCTcttatttgg from Thamnophis elegans isolate rThaEle1 chromosome 3, rThaEle1.pri, whole genome shotgun sequence includes:
- the MRPS30 gene encoding 39S ribosomal protein S30, mitochondrial, which codes for MAVFRSWRWLPGARLGPQFIHSEASAAPSDDPVASPASLYPPVVASLTAKSKIAKLRRREEYFKSIHNAPTVEEKLAIYGKRQRRKYVVYPQTWALNADRWYQHFTKTVFVPGLPASVSVSEEDKTDGLDLAELRSLVCEVLLQEYYYQRKKPPKLFRGSEQGPAPFITHLVPKLAAHLTCLNPALGSSSILDFQPDVHFYWLRGETVVPRGHRRGRIDPLRFQIDDKPRCQIRIRKQLSEFEPLDYLGPGDIPVIQYLPDKLPLFKRQYDNKIFIGSQISDPCCYGHTQFHLLPDRVKRERLIKLNLTDQVDVPYRANAVASLFAWTGAQAMCQGFWSEDDVTRPFVSQAVIFEGRYIAFFCYQLNTLALTVEADQNNPRRNICWGTESKPLYESIENNDVKGFNDEVLAQFVKFLLNKPKEL